The Campylobacter sp. RM10537 genome has a segment encoding these proteins:
- a CDS encoding NYN domain-containing protein produces MENKSIAIFIDAENIPAKYAQSIFDIASDYGEIIIKRIYGDWTQKSIQNWKEQIAQYSLIAMQQFNFAANKNSSDMYLITEIMSIFYEKNIDIFVIVSSDSDYTSLIQKLRENKKQVIGMGLEKSIQSYVNAFSEFFYLDQNENKKKTVLSSDYLRTLVNITEQLIDEKGRAEYAQIRTNMNRKYSDFNPQNYGFKNFRALIQKFLSKMKKFKEKREKNIYFLVAKDDESYY; encoded by the coding sequence ATGGAAAATAAAAGCATAGCTATTTTTATTGATGCGGAAAATATTCCTGCAAAATATGCTCAAAGTATTTTTGATATTGCTTCAGATTATGGAGAGATTATTATCAAGCGAATTTATGGAGATTGGACCCAAAAAAGTATCCAAAATTGGAAAGAGCAAATTGCGCAATATTCGCTCATTGCTATGCAACAATTTAATTTTGCAGCCAATAAAAATTCTAGTGATATGTATTTGATTACAGAAATCATGAGTATATTTTATGAGAAAAATATTGATATTTTTGTAATTGTTTCAAGTGATAGTGATTATACTTCACTCATTCAAAAACTTAGAGAAAATAAAAAGCAAGTTATTGGAATGGGGCTTGAAAAATCAATTCAATCTTATGTGAATGCCTTTAGCGAATTCTTTTATCTAGATCAAAATGAAAATAAGAAAAAAACTGTTTTAAGCAGTGATTATTTAAGGACTTTAGTCAATATAACAGAACAACTTATTGATGAAAAAGGTCGTGCAGAATATGCTCAAATTCGCACCAATATGAATAGAAAATATTCTGATTTTAATCCTCAAAATTATGGATTTAAAAATTTTCGTGCTTTGATACAAAAATTTTTATCCAAGATGAAAAAATTTAAAGAAAAAAGAGAAAAAAATATTTATTTTTTAGTGGCCAAAGACGATGAAAGCTATTACTGA
- a CDS encoding YifB family Mg chelatase-like AAA ATPase, which produces MKKLKCISYDENLDIIDVESTFTRGLPNLSIVGLANTAIKESIERIKATLLSCDFVFPAKKITINLSPSGIPKKGSHFDLAIAILILLQNEELDDFFVVGELGLDGSIKSTNELFSLLLFLSAKVNHAKVVVPKNIALKASMIPNLEIYGLENLNEAIEFFKEKNYEKFKFLQNHPLFNNPLKINGEIFISNNQFDLDFKDVKGQEKAKKACMIAALGMHNILFEGSPGSGKSMCAKRLVYIMPPQSLSEVLIQNAYMSLNSKECEFAKTRAFRHPHHTSTRASIFGGGAKNAKIGEVALANGGVLFFDEFPHFNKQIIESLREPLEDYKIHISRVNSKTTYETKFSFVAAQNPCPCANLFSKNLSCTCTDNEIKKYKNHISSAVMDRIDLYVAMDEISKDDKASITSKEMSEKILQGFIFGKKRGQKEFNGKLKDEDLQNFCPLEKDAKETLDLAISRYNLSLRSINKVLKVSRSIADLQEKEIINKSHILETLSFRIRG; this is translated from the coding sequence ATGAAAAAATTAAAATGCATCAGTTATGATGAAAATTTAGATATTATTGATGTAGAATCAACCTTTACAAGAGGTTTGCCTAATTTAAGTATAGTAGGACTTGCAAATACAGCGATAAAAGAAAGCATTGAACGTATAAAAGCGACACTTTTAAGTTGCGATTTTGTATTTCCAGCTAAGAAAATTACTATCAATTTAAGCCCATCAGGAATTCCCAAAAAAGGATCGCATTTTGATTTAGCTATTGCTATACTTATTTTACTTCAAAATGAAGAATTAGATGATTTCTTTGTAGTAGGAGAATTAGGACTTGATGGAAGTATAAAAAGTACAAATGAACTTTTTTCTCTCCTTTTATTTTTATCTGCTAAAGTAAATCATGCTAAAGTTGTTGTCCCAAAAAACATAGCTTTAAAAGCGTCTATGATTCCTAATTTAGAGATTTATGGACTTGAAAATTTGAACGAGGCAATTGAATTTTTTAAAGAAAAGAATTATGAAAAATTTAAATTTTTACAAAATCATCCCTTATTTAACAATCCTTTAAAAATCAATGGTGAAATTTTTATCTCTAATAATCAGTTTGATTTAGATTTTAAAGACGTAAAAGGGCAAGAGAAGGCTAAAAAAGCTTGTATGATTGCTGCACTTGGAATGCATAATATACTTTTTGAGGGGAGTCCTGGGAGTGGAAAAAGTATGTGTGCAAAACGCTTAGTTTATATTATGCCTCCTCAAAGCTTAAGTGAAGTGTTAATACAAAATGCTTATATGTCTTTAAATTCTAAAGAATGTGAATTCGCTAAAACAAGGGCTTTTCGTCATCCGCATCACACCTCTACTAGAGCCAGTATTTTTGGAGGGGGTGCTAAAAATGCTAAAATTGGAGAAGTAGCGCTTGCAAATGGAGGGGTTTTATTTTTTGATGAATTTCCGCATTTTAATAAACAAATCATAGAAAGTCTAAGAGAGCCTTTAGAGGATTATAAAATTCATATTTCAAGAGTAAATTCTAAGACTACTTATGAAACAAAATTTAGTTTTGTTGCAGCACAAAATCCTTGCCCTTGTGCTAATTTATTTTCGAAAAATTTATCTTGCACTTGCACAGATAATGAAATTAAAAAATACAAAAACCATATTTCATCTGCTGTGATGGATCGTATTGATTTGTATGTTGCTATGGATGAAATTAGCAAAGATGATAAAGCAAGTATAACTTCTAAAGAAATGAGTGAAAAAATTTTGCAAGGTTTTATTTTTGGAAAAAAACGAGGACAAAAAGAATTTAATGGAAAATTAAAGGATGAAGATTTGCAAAATTTTTGCCCCTTGGAAAAAGATGCTAAAGAAACACTTGATTTAGCAATTTCTCGCTATAACCTTTCTTTAAGATCTATTAATAAAGTTTTAAAAGTTTCAAGAAGTATAGCAGATTTGCAGGAAAAAGAAATTATTAATAAAAGTCATATTTTAGAAACTTTAAGCTTCAGAATAAGAGGTTAA
- the def gene encoding peptide deformylase produces the protein MVRKIITYPNPRLFLKSEPVIEFDSNLHHLLDDMYETMIASQGVGLAAIQVDIPLRVLLVNILDENGEQKKEDLLEIINPEIIPLSEETIVYTEGCLSIPDFFEEVRRYNHILLKYQDRFGEHKELEAKDFLAVAIQHENDHLNGHLFIEKISFLKRQKFDKDFKKKLKNQKKIK, from the coding sequence ATGGTTAGAAAGATTATTACTTATCCTAATCCGAGATTATTTTTAAAATCAGAACCTGTTATAGAATTTGATTCAAATTTACATCATTTGCTTGATGATATGTATGAAACAATGATTGCAAGTCAAGGAGTAGGTTTAGCTGCCATACAGGTTGATATCCCCTTAAGAGTCTTATTGGTTAATATTCTAGATGAAAACGGAGAGCAAAAAAAAGAAGATTTGCTTGAAATCATTAATCCTGAGATTATACCTTTAAGCGAAGAAACAATTGTCTATACTGAGGGTTGCTTGAGTATTCCTGATTTTTTTGAAGAAGTACGGCGCTATAATCATATTTTGTTAAAATATCAAGATCGTTTTGGAGAACACAAAGAATTAGAAGCTAAAGATTTCTTAGCTGTAGCCATTCAGCATGAAAATGATCATTTAAATGGTCATTTATTTATAGAAAAAATTTCTTTTTTAAAAAGACAAAAATTTGATAAAGATTTTAAAAAGAAATTGAAAAATCAAAAAAAAATTAAATGA
- the fliI gene encoding flagellar protein export ATPase FliI → MNLEKLRSKLGKENLSAVFGEITKISATSIEIRGLKTGVGDIVKLVSNENPNLNTLAMVVEIKEQFSYLSPFSFIEGFKIGDRAFISDAGMQIGVSDELLGRVVDPFMRPKDGKAPIEVSKYMPIMRAPIDAMKRGLIEEVFPVGVKTIDALLTCGVGQKLGIFAGSGVGKSTLMGMIVKNSKAPIKVVALIGERGREIPEFIQKNLGGKLDDTVIIVATSDDSALMRKYGAFCAMSVAEYFKEQGKDVLFIMDSVTRFAMAQREIGLALGEPPTTKGYPPSVLSLLPQLMERTGKEEGKGTITAFFTVLVDGDDMSDPIADQSRSILDGHIVLSRELTDFGIYPPINIQNSASRVMGDIITPEHKLLARKFKRLNSLLKENEVLLRIGAYQKGSDRELDEAIAKKDFMQKFLGQNPEESFEFDETIKLLEQIDSTPQNTNMGSMNAVLPNPNQS, encoded by the coding sequence ATGAATTTAGAAAAACTTCGATCTAAACTCGGTAAAGAAAATTTAAGTGCCGTTTTTGGAGAGATTACAAAAATATCAGCTACTAGTATAGAAATTCGAGGACTTAAAACAGGGGTTGGAGATATTGTCAAACTTGTTTCTAATGAAAATCCAAATTTAAATACTCTAGCTATGGTTGTAGAAATAAAAGAGCAATTTAGTTATTTAAGTCCTTTTAGTTTTATCGAAGGTTTTAAAATCGGCGATCGTGCTTTTATTAGTGATGCTGGAATGCAAATAGGAGTGAGTGATGAACTTTTAGGGCGTGTAGTTGATCCTTTTATGCGCCCTAAAGATGGAAAAGCTCCTATTGAAGTGAGTAAATATATGCCCATTATGCGTGCTCCTATTGATGCAATGAAAAGAGGTTTAATTGAAGAAGTTTTCCCTGTAGGTGTTAAAACTATTGATGCTTTATTAACTTGCGGAGTAGGACAAAAATTAGGTATTTTCGCAGGAAGTGGAGTGGGAAAATCTACTCTTATGGGTATGATAGTTAAAAATTCAAAAGCTCCTATAAAAGTGGTAGCTCTAATCGGTGAAAGGGGTCGTGAAATTCCTGAGTTTATTCAAAAAAATTTAGGTGGAAAACTTGACGATACTGTTATTATCGTAGCAACGAGTGATGATAGTGCTTTGATGCGTAAATATGGTGCATTTTGTGCTATGAGTGTAGCAGAATACTTCAAAGAACAAGGTAAAGATGTTCTTTTTATTATGGATAGTGTAACACGTTTTGCCATGGCTCAAAGAGAAATAGGACTTGCCCTAGGAGAACCTCCTACAACCAAAGGATATCCGCCTAGTGTTTTAAGCCTTTTGCCACAATTGATGGAAAGAACCGGAAAGGAAGAGGGAAAAGGCACCATAACAGCCTTTTTTACTGTTTTGGTAGATGGGGATGATATGAGTGATCCTATTGCAGATCAAAGCAGATCGATTTTAGATGGACACATAGTTTTGAGTCGAGAACTTACTGATTTTGGAATTTATCCCCCTATTAATATACAAAATTCAGCTTCAAGGGTTATGGGAGATATCATCACACCCGAACACAAACTCTTAGCAAGAAAATTTAAAAGATTAAATTCTTTATTAAAAGAAAATGAAGTTTTGCTTCGTATTGGTGCTTATCAAAAAGGAAGCGACAGAGAACTTGATGAAGCTATTGCTAAAAAAGATTTTATGCAAAAATTTTTAGGACAAAATCCTGAAGAAAGTTTTGAATTTGATGAAACTATAAAACTTTTAGAACAAATCGATTCAACTCCTCAAAATACAAATATGGGTAGTATGAATGCTGTTTTACCAAATCCAAATCAATCCTAA
- a CDS encoding TerC family protein, which produces MFEWIFNFDSWIVLITLTALEIVLGIDNIIFLAILVAKLPPKSRDKGRILGLAFAMITRILLLLSLFWVMKLTKPLFDIVGNEISGRDLVLLFGGLFLIVKSMKEIKDQILHKEENESQFKASNKLWVVIAEIAVIDIVFSLDSVITAVGIAKDVTIMIIAVIFAVGVMLFASKPIANFVEKYASIKILALTFLVLIGGVLVAEGFDIHINKAYVYVAMIFALIVQMLNILDQRKEKNA; this is translated from the coding sequence ATGTTTGAATGGATTTTTAACTTTGATTCTTGGATTGTTTTGATTACCTTAACAGCGCTTGAAATTGTGCTTGGGATCGATAATATCATTTTTTTAGCTATTTTGGTAGCTAAATTACCTCCAAAATCTCGGGATAAAGGTCGTATTTTAGGTCTTGCTTTTGCAATGATAACAAGAATTTTACTTCTTTTATCGCTTTTTTGGGTTATGAAACTTACAAAACCTTTATTTGATATCGTGGGTAATGAAATTTCTGGTAGAGATTTGGTACTTTTATTTGGCGGACTTTTTTTGATTGTAAAATCAATGAAAGAAATTAAAGATCAAATTCTACATAAAGAAGAAAATGAAAGTCAATTTAAGGCAAGCAATAAATTATGGGTAGTTATAGCTGAAATAGCAGTTATAGATATAGTATTTTCTTTAGATAGCGTAATTACAGCTGTAGGAATTGCTAAAGATGTTACGATTATGATTATAGCAGTAATTTTTGCCGTAGGGGTAATGCTTTTTGCTTCTAAACCCATTGCTAATTTTGTTGAAAAATATGCTAGTATAAAAATTTTAGCACTTACATTTTTAGTATTAATCGGGGGTGTGTTAGTAGCTGAAGGTTTTGATATACATATAAATAAAGCTTATGTTTATGTTGCCATGATTTTTGCTTTAATTGTGCAAATGTTAAATATTTTAGATCAAAGAAAGGAAAAAAATGCCTAA
- the clpP gene encoding ATP-dependent Clp endopeptidase proteolytic subunit ClpP, giving the protein MVIPYVIEKSSRGERSYDIYSRLLKDRIVMLSGEIHDELAASIVAQLLFLEAEDPQKDIYLYINSPGGVITSGFSIYDTMNYIKPDVCTICIGQAASMGAFLLSCGAKGKRFALPNSRIMIHQPLGGARGQATDIEIQAKEILRLKTILNDILAENTKQKVAKIAKDTERDFFMSAQEAKEYGLIDKVLEKSFK; this is encoded by the coding sequence ATGGTTATTCCTTATGTTATTGAAAAATCAAGTCGTGGAGAAAGAAGTTATGATATCTATTCTAGACTTCTAAAGGATAGAATCGTAATGCTTAGCGGTGAAATTCATGATGAACTTGCGGCTTCAATTGTAGCTCAACTTCTTTTTTTAGAGGCCGAAGATCCACAAAAAGATATTTACCTTTATATTAACTCTCCAGGTGGAGTGATTACAAGCGGTTTTAGTATTTATGATACTATGAATTACATCAAACCGGATGTATGTACTATTTGCATAGGTCAAGCAGCTTCTATGGGGGCATTTCTATTAAGTTGCGGTGCAAAAGGCAAACGTTTTGCATTACCTAATTCAAGAATTATGATTCATCAGCCTTTAGGTGGTGCTAGAGGACAAGCAACAGATATAGAAATTCAAGCTAAAGAAATTTTAAGACTTAAGACTATACTTAATGATATTTTGGCTGAAAATACTAAGCAAAAAGTTGCTAAAATAGCTAAAGATACAGAAAGAGATTTTTTTATGTCGGCGCAAGAAGCTAAAGAATATGGTTTAATCGATAAGGTTTTAGAAAAAAGTTTTAAGTAA
- the folE gene encoding GTP cyclohydrolase I FolE: MQKEFEKCIATILKSVGENPNREGLLKTPNRVFKAFQFLTKGYHENIKDILNNALFESSNNEMVLVRDIEFYSLCEHHLLPFFGRVHVAYIPDQKVVGLSKIPRLVEIFARRLQIQEQLTEQIADALMENVNAKGVGVVIEARHMCVEMRGVQKVNSTTSTSALRGLFLKNEKTRKEFFELINSPKQVRF, encoded by the coding sequence TTGCAAAAAGAATTTGAAAAATGTATAGCAACTATACTTAAATCCGTAGGAGAAAATCCTAATAGAGAAGGATTGTTAAAAACTCCTAATCGTGTTTTTAAAGCTTTTCAATTTTTAACTAAAGGTTATCATGAAAATATTAAAGATATTTTAAATAATGCCCTATTTGAAAGCTCTAATAATGAAATGGTTTTAGTCCGTGATATAGAATTTTATAGCCTTTGCGAACATCATCTTTTACCATTTTTTGGACGTGTTCATGTAGCTTACATTCCCGATCAAAAAGTTGTAGGTTTAAGTAAAATTCCTCGTTTGGTAGAAATTTTTGCAAGACGTTTACAAATTCAAGAACAACTTACAGAACAAATTGCTGATGCGCTTATGGAAAATGTTAATGCAAAAGGGGTAGGAGTTGTTATAGAAGCACGCCATATGTGTGTAGAAATGCGTGGAGTTCAAAAAGTTAATTCTACTACTTCTACTTCAGCTCTTAGAGGATTATTCTTAAAAAATGAAAAAACACGTAAAGAATTTTTTGAACTTATCAATTCTCCCAAACAGGTTCGTTTTTAA
- the purN gene encoding phosphoribosylglycinamide formyltransferase, protein MLVKLAILFSGNGSNLENILEKLHQKTIRGNTYEVVLCLCNKKNAFGIQRAKKYGLESVIVEHENFSSREEFDQVLVEKIQQSGADLTILAGFMRILSPIFTKNIKAINLHPSLLPLFKGAHAIKESFKSDMKVAGVSVHWVNEELDGGKIISQKAFEKEEMNFSEFEKKIHDLEYEILPDSVIKIFES, encoded by the coding sequence ATGCTTGTAAAATTAGCAATTCTTTTTAGCGGAAACGGAAGTAATTTAGAAAATATTTTAGAAAAACTTCACCAAAAAACCATAAGAGGTAATACTTATGAAGTAGTACTTTGTCTTTGTAATAAAAAAAATGCCTTTGGTATACAAAGAGCTAAAAAATATGGACTTGAAAGTGTGATTGTTGAACATGAAAATTTTTCTTCTAGAGAAGAATTTGATCAAGTTTTGGTAGAAAAAATTCAGCAAAGTGGAGCAGATTTGACAATATTAGCTGGATTTATGAGAATTTTAAGTCCTATTTTTACAAAAAATATTAAAGCAATTAATCTTCACCCTTCCTTACTCCCACTTTTTAAAGGAGCTCATGCCATAAAGGAGAGTTTTAAGAGTGACATGAAGGTAGCTGGAGTGAGTGTGCATTGGGTTAATGAAGAACTTGATGGTGGAAAAATCATTTCACAAAAAGCTTTTGAAAAAGAAGAAATGAATTTTAGTGAATTTGAAAAAAAAATTCATGATTTAGAGTATGAGATTTTACCTGATAGCGTGATAAAAATATTTGAATCTTAA
- the tig gene encoding trigger factor: protein MEVKAKQLDSVNATASVKIPSGMIKSEVENLAKKASKNIKMDGFRPGKVPVAAVLKRYEKELTQDAEQNLFKSAVDNALKELKKEAKELVGEPYFEKFDRQNGEIIAELALSFKPVLKLDGYEKLIPEYQTPKVTKKEIDEKKEELLKRFATPEAIKTKRALKEGDFAKFDFEGFVDEKPFDGGKAENYILEIGSKQFIPGFEEGMVGMKIGEEKDINVTFPKEYGASHLAGKDAVFKVKLHEIQELKMPELDEEMVKKLLPNEEKPSVELLEEKLKEQIKNEKLFKLVNDELKAKFADALIAEYNFDLPRGIVEQETDMQFRAAFNTFSEKEIEEIKADKEKYQEKRDSFKEEAQKSVKLTFIIDELAKIRNIEVSDQELVQAIYFEAYRYGMNPKEHLDNYKKQGALPAVKMALVEEKLFNDIFMPKTEKSSKKQKEDK, encoded by the coding sequence ATGGAAGTAAAAGCAAAGCAATTAGATTCTGTAAATGCGACTGCTAGTGTAAAAATTCCTTCGGGAATGATTAAAAGTGAAGTAGAAAATTTAGCAAAAAAAGCTTCTAAAAATATAAAAATGGATGGTTTTAGACCAGGAAAAGTTCCAGTCGCAGCTGTGCTTAAAAGATATGAAAAAGAATTGACTCAAGATGCAGAACAAAATCTTTTCAAATCTGCTGTAGATAATGCTTTAAAAGAGTTAAAAAAAGAAGCCAAAGAGCTTGTTGGTGAGCCTTATTTTGAAAAATTTGATCGTCAAAATGGAGAAATCATTGCAGAATTAGCACTTTCTTTCAAACCAGTTCTTAAGCTAGATGGTTATGAAAAACTTATCCCAGAATATCAAACCCCTAAGGTTACAAAAAAAGAAATTGATGAAAAAAAAGAAGAACTATTAAAAAGATTTGCAACTCCTGAAGCTATTAAAACAAAAAGAGCTTTAAAAGAAGGAGATTTTGCTAAATTTGATTTTGAAGGTTTTGTGGATGAAAAGCCTTTTGATGGTGGAAAAGCTGAAAACTATATTTTAGAAATAGGTTCTAAACAATTTATACCAGGTTTTGAAGAAGGTATGGTAGGAATGAAAATAGGAGAAGAAAAAGATATTAATGTTACCTTTCCTAAAGAATACGGCGCTTCTCATTTAGCAGGAAAAGATGCAGTATTTAAAGTAAAGCTTCATGAAATTCAAGAACTTAAAATGCCAGAACTTGATGAAGAAATGGTTAAAAAACTTTTACCAAACGAAGAAAAACCTAGCGTAGAGCTTTTAGAGGAAAAATTAAAAGAGCAAATTAAAAATGAAAAATTATTTAAACTTGTAAATGATGAGTTAAAAGCTAAATTTGCAGACGCTTTAATTGCGGAATATAATTTTGATTTACCGCGTGGTATAGTAGAGCAAGAAACAGACATGCAATTCCGTGCAGCATTTAATACTTTTAGTGAAAAAGAAATTGAAGAGATTAAAGCTGATAAGGAAAAATATCAAGAAAAACGTGATTCTTTTAAAGAAGAAGCACAAAAAAGCGTAAAATTAACTTTTATTATTGATGAACTTGCAAAAATTCGAAATATAGAAGTAAGCGATCAAGAACTTGTTCAAGCAATTTATTTTGAGGCATATCGTTATGGAATGAATCCAAAAGAACATTTGGATAATTATAAAAAACAAGGAGCTTTACCAGCTGTAAAAATGGCTTTGGTTGAAGAAAAACTTTTTAATGATATTTTTATGCCAAAAACAGAAAAATCGAGTAAAAAACAAAAAGAGGATAAATAA
- a CDS encoding NAD(P)H-hydrate dehydratase, giving the protein MKAITDNIRLLEQNAINKGLSETILMENAGAALARFVSQKAKKLRVKNSEILFLLGGGNNAADGLVAIRHLKKVKAYKLGLRENDTFKHQEQILINFGFKMIKKEPKIHKFKIIVDCILGTGSNRALDEKYCLLLEKINKSKALKIACDIPTNLNFNPCFKADITVCMGALKEILLEDFTKEFVGKIKLLNLGVNMKKFAPSQCNLLEKKDLKTIKRNVNSNKGKFGHVYIVGNSSAGTLSGLGALNFGSGLVSLVAKKTFSPLLMLKRKISKEATAIALGMGLENLDFLKDEILQNIPLVLDANCFLSEAILWYLNREDVVITPHPKEFTRLWKMCFDEELSVENLQKNRFFYAKKFAKNYNCVLVLKGVNPIVIQKEKIFVINLGNEALAKGGSGDVLSGMIATLLGAKFKALKAAKNACLAHALVAKKYKFNKNSFDAIKLIKGLKCL; this is encoded by the coding sequence ATGAAAGCTATTACTGATAATATACGACTTTTAGAACAAAATGCTATAAATAAAGGCTTAAGCGAAACTATTTTAATGGAAAACGCTGGCGCGGCTTTAGCAAGGTTTGTTTCACAAAAAGCTAAAAAATTAAGGGTTAAAAATTCTGAAATTTTATTTTTATTAGGTGGTGGTAATAATGCAGCAGATGGGCTTGTTGCTATAAGACATCTTAAAAAAGTTAAAGCTTATAAATTGGGTCTTAGGGAAAATGATACATTTAAACATCAAGAGCAAATTTTAATCAATTTTGGCTTTAAGATGATAAAAAAAGAACCTAAAATTCATAAATTTAAAATTATTGTTGATTGTATTTTAGGTACAGGTTCTAATAGGGCTTTAGATGAAAAGTATTGTTTATTGTTGGAAAAAATCAATAAAAGTAAAGCTTTAAAAATAGCTTGCGATATTCCTACAAATTTAAATTTTAATCCTTGTTTTAAAGCTGATATTACAGTTTGTATGGGTGCTCTAAAAGAAATTTTATTAGAAGATTTTACTAAAGAATTTGTAGGGAAAATAAAACTTTTAAATTTGGGTGTAAATATGAAAAAATTTGCCCCTAGTCAATGCAATCTTTTGGAAAAAAAAGATCTAAAAACGATCAAAAGAAATGTAAATTCTAACAAAGGCAAATTTGGTCATGTTTATATAGTTGGAAATTCAAGTGCAGGAACTTTATCAGGACTTGGAGCGCTTAATTTTGGGAGCGGACTTGTATCTTTAGTTGCTAAAAAAACTTTCTCTCCTCTTTTAATGCTAAAGCGAAAAATTTCAAAAGAAGCCACAGCTATAGCTTTGGGTATGGGGCTTGAAAATTTAGATTTTTTAAAAGATGAAATATTGCAAAATATTCCTTTGGTATTAGATGCCAATTGTTTTTTAAGCGAAGCAATTTTGTGGTATTTAAATAGAGAAGATGTTGTAATTACTCCACATCCTAAAGAATTTACAAGACTTTGGAAAATGTGCTTTGATGAAGAGTTGAGTGTGGAAAATTTACAGAAAAATCGTTTCTTTTATGCCAAAAAATTTGCTAAAAATTATAATTGTGTTTTAGTTCTTAAAGGGGTAAATCCTATTGTAATACAAAAAGAAAAAATATTTGTAATTAATCTAGGCAATGAAGCTTTGGCAAAAGGTGGAAGTGGGGATGTTTTAAGTGGAATGATAGCTACACTTTTAGGGGCTAAATTTAAAGCTTTAAAGGCGGCTAAAAATGCTTGTTTAGCCCATGCTTTAGTTGCTAAAAAATATAAATTTAACAAAAATAGCTTTGATGCAATTAAACTTATAAAAGGATTAAAATGCTTGTAA
- a CDS encoding alkylphosphonate utilization protein yields the protein MPKDVNGVELNSGDNVSVIKNLKVKGASTTLKRGTTIKNIKLSSKDNEIEAKVDKFGTIVLKTEFLKKI from the coding sequence ATGCCTAAAGATGTTAATGGAGTTGAATTAAATTCAGGAGATAATGTAAGTGTGATTAAAAATCTTAAAGTAAAAGGGGCTAGTACTACTTTAAAAAGAGGAACAACAATAAAAAATATTAAATTAAGCTCAAAAGATAATGAAATTGAAGCAAAAGTAGATAAATTTGGAACCATTGTTCTTAAAACAGAATTTTTAAAGAAGATTTAG